One region of Oxalobacteraceae bacterium OTU3CAMAD1 genomic DNA includes:
- a CDS encoding haloacid dehalogenase type II yields MTFRPKYISFDCYGTLIYFQMSPMARKLFADRISADDMDQFCRDFSAFRYDEVLGDWKPYYEVVYNSVLRTANRWKVPFRESDVAEIYAAVPTWGPHPDVTEGLAKIADKIPLVILSNAMDAQLVHNVKNLGVPFHRVYSAQQAKAYKPRLTAFEYMIDQLDAKPEDFLHVSSSMRYDLMSANDIGIKDKAFVNRGHEPGTPFYKYQEISDIGGLAGLVGL; encoded by the coding sequence ATCACCTTCAGACCGAAATACATCAGCTTCGATTGCTACGGCACCTTGATCTACTTCCAGATGTCGCCGATGGCGCGCAAGTTGTTCGCCGACCGTATCAGCGCCGACGACATGGATCAGTTCTGCAGGGATTTCTCGGCCTTCCGCTACGATGAGGTGCTGGGCGACTGGAAGCCGTACTACGAAGTGGTTTATAACTCCGTGCTGCGCACCGCCAACCGCTGGAAGGTGCCGTTCCGGGAGTCCGACGTGGCCGAGATCTACGCCGCCGTCCCGACCTGGGGACCGCACCCGGACGTGACCGAAGGCCTGGCCAAGATCGCCGACAAAATCCCGCTGGTGATTCTGTCGAACGCGATGGACGCGCAACTGGTGCACAACGTGAAGAACCTGGGCGTGCCGTTCCACCGCGTCTACAGCGCGCAGCAGGCCAAGGCCTACAAGCCGCGCCTGACCGCGTTCGAGTACATGATCGATCAACTGGATGCGAAGCCGGAAGACTTCCTGCACGTGTCGTCGTCGATGCGCTACGACCTGATGTCGGCCAACGACATCGGCATCAAGGATAAGGCCTTCGTCAATCGCGGCCACGAGCCCGGGACGCCGTTCTACAAATACCAGGAAATCAGCGACATCGGCGGCCTGGCAGGACTGGTCGGCCTGTAA
- a CDS encoding ABC transporter substrate-binding protein produces MNSTLSPHQNPASPLSRRDMLRRLATGGVMLSASGLLSAAPAPRKGGQLTIATQSSSTADTLDPARGALSTDYLRAHMFFSGLTTLDVHLAPQMALAEEMATDDAITWTVRLRKGVVFHDGKALTSADVVYSLKRHSDTAIGSKVRGVAQQFASVRAIDPLVVEITLTGANADLPVILATSHFVIIQDGTTSFTTANGTGAFRCKEFTPGVRTIGVRNENYWRPGLPYLDEVALFGIPDESARINALLSGDVDWVNEVNPRSTKRINGEPGYMVLESQSGLYTDLVIRQNLGFGRHPDFTLGMKYLIDREQMKRAAFRGYAVIGNDQPLAPSNRFYFAGLPQRPYDPDRARYHLTRAGALGQTLPLVASVAAAGSVDMAMLMQQSAMKAGLKLTVKRISADGYWSNHWMKSPMGFGNINPRPSADMLFTQFFKSDAPWNESGWQNEQFDQLLLLARAETDEAKRKQFYADMQVLVHQKCGIGIPLFINNLEAFSSKVRGASSHPLGSFMGYTCAEQVWLEA; encoded by the coding sequence ATGAATTCCACGCTTTCCCCGCACCAGAATCCCGCCTCCCCCCTGTCCCGCCGCGACATGCTGCGCCGTCTCGCCACCGGCGGCGTGATGTTGTCGGCATCCGGCCTTCTGTCGGCGGCGCCGGCCCCGCGCAAAGGCGGCCAGCTGACCATCGCCACCCAGTCCAGCTCCACGGCCGACACGCTCGATCCGGCGCGCGGCGCGCTGTCGACCGACTATCTGCGCGCGCATATGTTCTTCAGTGGCCTGACCACGCTCGACGTGCACCTGGCGCCGCAAATGGCGCTGGCCGAGGAGATGGCCACCGACGACGCGATCACGTGGACGGTCCGCCTGCGCAAGGGCGTGGTCTTCCACGATGGCAAAGCGCTGACCTCCGCCGACGTGGTCTATTCGCTCAAACGCCATAGCGATACGGCCATCGGCTCCAAGGTGCGCGGCGTGGCGCAGCAGTTCGCGTCGGTGCGCGCGATCGATCCGCTGGTGGTGGAGATCACGCTGACCGGCGCCAACGCCGACCTGCCGGTGATCCTGGCGACCTCGCACTTCGTCATCATCCAGGACGGCACCACCAGCTTCACCACCGCCAACGGCACCGGCGCCTTCCGCTGCAAGGAGTTCACGCCCGGCGTACGCACCATCGGCGTGCGCAATGAAAACTACTGGAGACCGGGCCTGCCCTACCTCGACGAGGTGGCGCTGTTCGGCATACCGGATGAATCGGCGCGCATCAACGCGCTGCTGTCCGGCGATGTCGATTGGGTCAACGAAGTCAATCCGCGCTCGACCAAACGGATCAACGGCGAACCCGGCTACATGGTCCTGGAAAGCCAATCCGGCCTTTACACCGACCTGGTGATCCGCCAAAACCTGGGCTTCGGCCGCCATCCCGATTTCACGCTCGGCATGAAATATCTGATCGACCGCGAGCAGATGAAGCGCGCCGCCTTCCGTGGCTATGCCGTCATCGGCAACGACCAGCCGCTGGCGCCGAGCAACCGCTTCTACTTCGCCGGCCTGCCGCAGCGGCCCTACGATCCGGACCGCGCCCGCTACCACCTGACGCGCGCCGGCGCGTTGGGCCAGACCTTGCCGCTGGTGGCCTCGGTGGCCGCCGCGGGTTCCGTCGACATGGCGATGCTGATGCAGCAATCGGCCATGAAGGCGGGGCTGAAGCTGACGGTCAAGCGCATCTCGGCGGACGGATACTGGTCGAACCACTGGATGAAATCCCCGATGGGCTTCGGGAACATCAACCCGCGTCCTAGCGCGGACATGCTGTTCACGCAGTTCTTCAAGTCGGACGCGCCGTGGAACGAATCGGGCTGGCAAAACGAGCAGTTCGACCAGCTGCTGTTATTGGCGCGCGCCGAAACCGACGAGGCAAAACGCAAGCAGTTTTATGCCGACATGCAGGTGCTCGTGCACCAGAAGTGCGGCATAGGCATCCCGCTGTTCATCAATAATCTGGAAGCCTTCAGCAGCAAGGTGCGCGGCGCCTCCTCGCATCCCCTGGGGTCCTTCATGGGCTATACCTGCGCCGAGCAGGTCTGGCTGGAGGCATAA
- a CDS encoding heparan-alpha-glucosaminide N-acetyltransferase domain-containing protein codes for MDHTSTFKPGYPDRVKPPQAAVLDPAAQLVKSRIAVIDVLRGLVMLIMLFDHVREAIYLHVPISDPMTVDSMPPDLFFTRAVAHFCAPMFVFLTGLSAWLYAHPAAGPRDATGFLFKRGLLLMVLELVVVNFAWVGKFPQPVMYLQVIWVIGLAMIFLALVHKLPLKLLGAVGALIVAGHNALTWISFEPGSIAYDAWTLLLHRGFLVADGAVKVKVTYPLLPWIGVILLGYAAGPLYARAMAPERRRQLLRLIGGGALLLLLVLRGFNIYGEELPWVQGETAVQTLMSFLNFTKYPPSLDFVLMTIGTGMLVLAWLEPHDNWLTRAFATFGGAPMFYYLFHLLLLLYMQKALVMMFGANHGTRFGVDSLWPVWVVAVALMPVLYVPCKAFANFKRTSKQAWVRYF; via the coding sequence ATGGACCACACCAGCACTTTCAAACCGGGCTACCCGGACCGGGTCAAGCCGCCCCAGGCCGCAGTCCTGGACCCGGCGGCGCAACTGGTCAAGTCGCGCATCGCCGTGATCGACGTGCTGCGCGGCCTGGTGATGTTGATCATGTTGTTCGACCATGTGCGCGAAGCGATCTATCTGCACGTGCCGATCAGCGATCCGATGACCGTCGACAGCATGCCGCCGGACCTGTTTTTCACCCGCGCGGTGGCGCACTTTTGCGCGCCGATGTTTGTGTTTCTGACCGGCCTGTCGGCATGGCTGTACGCGCATCCGGCAGCCGGTCCGCGCGATGCCACCGGCTTCCTGTTCAAGCGCGGGTTGCTGCTGATGGTGCTGGAACTGGTGGTGGTCAATTTCGCCTGGGTCGGCAAGTTCCCGCAGCCGGTGATGTATCTGCAGGTGATCTGGGTGATCGGACTGGCGATGATCTTCCTGGCGCTGGTGCACAAGTTGCCGCTCAAGTTGCTGGGCGCGGTCGGCGCGCTGATCGTGGCCGGCCACAACGCGCTGACCTGGATCAGCTTTGAACCGGGCAGCATCGCCTACGACGCCTGGACCTTGCTGCTGCATCGCGGCTTCCTGGTCGCCGACGGCGCGGTCAAGGTCAAGGTCACTTATCCGCTGCTGCCCTGGATAGGCGTGATCCTGCTGGGCTATGCGGCCGGTCCGCTGTATGCGCGGGCAATGGCGCCGGAGCGCCGCCGCCAGCTACTGCGTCTGATCGGCGGCGGCGCCTTGCTGCTGTTGCTGGTGCTGCGCGGGTTTAATATCTACGGCGAGGAGCTGCCCTGGGTGCAAGGCGAGACGGCGGTCCAGACACTGATGTCCTTCCTGAACTTCACCAAGTATCCGCCGTCGCTGGATTTCGTGCTGATGACGATAGGGACCGGAATGCTGGTGCTGGCGTGGCTGGAACCGCACGATAATTGGTTGACCCGCGCTTTCGCGACCTTCGGCGGCGCGCCGATGTTCTATTACCTGTTCCATCTGTTGCTGTTGCTGTACATGCAGAAGGCGCTGGTCATGATGTTCGGCGCCAATCACGGCACCCGTTTTGGCGTCGATTCCCTGTGGCCGGTGTGGGTGGTCGCAGTTGCGTTGATGCCGGTGTTGTACGTGCCGTGTAAGGCCTTTGCAAACTTCAAGCGCACCTCCAAACAGGCCTGGGTGCGCTACTTCTAA
- a CDS encoding cupin domain-containing protein codes for MQSNSVIRFSDIAPEVTSQHPDEANRIKGNPLRIAREYFANDTHGVRAGTWEAGEGIYRIALGADKHELFHILTGRVIISEPDGGNPRQFLAGDTGVIPPGFKGIFEIVEAASKFWVVTELKDSATA; via the coding sequence ATGCAAAGCAATTCCGTTATCCGCTTCAGCGACATCGCGCCCGAGGTCACATCGCAGCATCCGGACGAGGCCAATCGCATCAAGGGCAATCCGCTGCGCATCGCCCGCGAATACTTCGCCAACGACACGCACGGCGTGCGCGCCGGCACCTGGGAAGCCGGCGAAGGCATCTACCGCATCGCGCTGGGCGCCGACAAGCACGAGCTGTTTCACATTCTGACCGGCCGCGTGATCATTTCGGAACCCGACGGCGGCAATCCGCGCCAGTTCCTGGCCGGCGACACTGGCGTCATCCCACCGGGGTTCAAGGGCATCTTCGAGATCGTCGAAGCGGCCAGTAAATTCTGGGTGGTCACGGAGCTGAAGGACTCCGCGACCGCCTGA
- a CDS encoding M14 family metallopeptidase, whose amino-acid sequence MTMETYPIEIDFPDLTPYAEGNTGVPYVYTYDSGAPGPHTMINALTHGNEVSGAIAVKALIDSGLRPRRGRLALSFANIDAYLRFDPERPDASRFVDQDLNRVWMPSTLDDMTLDSSELRRARALRPLVDQVDFLLDLHSMHERSAPLTVSGPLQKGIDMAIKLGVPEHIISDEGHPEGRRMRDYGQFGDPAKPHTALLVESGQHWEAAGVDVARNCCARFLLLCGNLDATDIPPGWLKPHPPSQKVIRVTEPVVASGTDFRFAGAYTGLETFADAGTIIGWDGGTPVRTPYPNCVLVMPSLRQLRAGVTVVRLGQLLD is encoded by the coding sequence ATGACCATGGAAACCTACCCGATCGAAATCGACTTCCCCGACCTCACGCCTTACGCGGAGGGCAATACCGGCGTCCCGTATGTCTACACCTACGACAGCGGCGCTCCTGGCCCGCACACGATGATCAACGCCCTCACCCACGGCAACGAGGTGTCCGGTGCGATCGCCGTCAAGGCACTGATCGACAGCGGCCTGCGTCCACGGCGCGGCCGGCTGGCGCTATCGTTCGCCAATATCGACGCCTATCTGCGCTTCGATCCGGAGCGGCCGGACGCCTCGCGCTTCGTCGACCAGGACCTGAACCGGGTCTGGATGCCGTCCACGCTCGACGACATGACGCTGGATTCGTCGGAGCTGCGCCGCGCCCGCGCCCTGCGCCCGCTGGTCGACCAGGTCGATTTTCTGCTGGACCTGCACTCGATGCACGAGCGTAGCGCGCCGCTGACGGTGAGCGGCCCGCTGCAAAAAGGCATAGACATGGCGATCAAGCTTGGGGTACCGGAACACATCATCAGCGACGAGGGTCATCCCGAGGGCCGCCGCATGCGCGACTACGGCCAGTTCGGCGATCCGGCCAAGCCGCACACCGCGCTGCTGGTGGAAAGCGGCCAGCATTGGGAGGCGGCCGGCGTCGACGTGGCACGCAACTGCTGCGCGCGATTCCTGCTTTTGTGCGGCAACCTGGACGCCACCGATATCCCGCCGGGCTGGCTCAAACCGCACCCGCCGTCGCAAAAGGTGATCCGCGTGACAGAACCGGTGGTCGCCAGCGGCACCGATTTCCGCTTCGCCGGCGCATACACCGGCCTGGAAACCTTCGCCGACGCCGGCACCATCATCGGCTGGGATGGCGGGACGCCCGTGCGCACACCCTATCCAAACTGCGTGCTGGTCATGCCGTCGCTGCGCCAGTTGCGCGCCGGTGTCACAGTGGTGCGCCTCGGCCAACTACTCGATTAA
- a CDS encoding NAD-dependent succinate-semialdehyde dehydrogenase, with protein sequence MTYPNLTLTLERSDLLCEGNYVDGAWRPGRAGSRYAVVNPADGLAFAEVPDSDEADARDAADSAALAFEGWRARTARERAALLKRWHALILANKEDLARLISREQGKPLAEARGEVLYGASYVEWFAEEAVRAYGDIIPEPARGRKLMVVKEPAGVVAAITPWNFPLAMIARKIAPALAAGCTVVAKPAEDTPLTALALVALAHEAGIPPGVLNIVTASREHTPAVVGTWLRDARVRKITFTGSTAVGKSLARDSAATLKKLSLELGGNAPFIVFDDANLEDAVDGLMVAKFRNGGQTCVSPNRVYVQDGVYARFAELLTARVSALVVGPASDPASQIGPMINRRALDKIAAHVADAVERGAEVLCGGRQPAGVGSQASTYYAPTVLAGASHDMLLAHEETFGPVVALFRFATEDEVVAAANDTPFGLAAYFYARDVSRVWRVADRLETGIVGINEGALAAESAPFGGVKESGYGREGSRYGLDDYMHTKYLCLGGLKQ encoded by the coding sequence TGACCTATCCAAATTTAACGTTGACGCTGGAGCGGAGCGACCTGCTTTGCGAGGGTAACTACGTCGATGGCGCCTGGCGGCCCGGCCGCGCCGGTTCGCGTTACGCGGTCGTCAATCCGGCGGACGGCCTGGCCTTCGCCGAGGTGCCCGACAGCGATGAAGCCGACGCGCGCGACGCCGCCGACAGCGCGGCGCTAGCCTTCGAAGGCTGGCGTGCGCGCACCGCCCGCGAGCGCGCGGCGCTGCTCAAGCGCTGGCACGCCCTGATCCTGGCCAACAAGGAAGACCTGGCGCGCCTGATCTCGCGCGAACAGGGCAAACCGCTGGCCGAGGCGCGCGGCGAGGTGCTTTACGGCGCCTCCTACGTCGAATGGTTCGCCGAGGAAGCCGTTCGCGCATACGGCGACATCATCCCTGAGCCGGCGCGCGGCCGCAAACTGATGGTGGTCAAGGAGCCGGCAGGCGTCGTCGCCGCCATCACACCCTGGAACTTCCCGCTGGCGATGATCGCCCGCAAAATCGCCCCGGCGCTGGCCGCCGGCTGCACGGTGGTCGCCAAGCCGGCCGAGGATACGCCGTTGACGGCCCTCGCGCTGGTGGCCTTGGCGCACGAAGCGGGCATCCCGCCAGGCGTGCTGAATATCGTCACCGCCTCGCGCGAGCACACACCGGCCGTCGTCGGCACCTGGCTGCGGGACGCGCGCGTACGCAAGATCACCTTCACCGGTTCCACCGCCGTCGGCAAAAGCCTGGCGCGCGACTCGGCCGCCACGCTCAAGAAACTCTCGCTGGAACTGGGCGGCAACGCCCCCTTCATCGTCTTCGACGACGCCAATCTCGAAGATGCCGTCGACGGGCTGATGGTGGCCAAATTCCGCAACGGCGGCCAAACCTGCGTCAGCCCGAACCGGGTCTACGTGCAGGATGGCGTCTACGCGCGCTTCGCCGAGTTGCTGACGGCGCGCGTGTCGGCGCTGGTGGTCGGCCCCGCGTCCGATCCGGCCTCGCAAATCGGTCCGATGATCAACCGCCGCGCCCTCGACAAGATCGCGGCCCACGTCGCCGACGCCGTGGAGCGCGGGGCCGAAGTGCTGTGCGGCGGCCGCCAGCCTGCGGGCGTCGGCTCCCAGGCATCCACCTACTACGCGCCCACCGTGCTGGCCGGCGCCAGCCACGACATGCTGCTGGCGCACGAGGAGACCTTCGGTCCGGTGGTGGCGCTGTTCCGCTTCGCCACCGAGGACGAAGTGGTCGCCGCCGCCAACGACACGCCGTTCGGCCTGGCCGCGTACTTCTACGCGCGCGACGTCTCGCGCGTCTGGCGCGTGGCCGACCGCCTGGAGACGGGCATCGTCGGCATCAACGAAGGCGCGCTGGCGGCGGAATCGGCGCCGTTCGGCGGCGTCAAGGAATCCGGCTATGGCCGCGAGGGATCGCGCTATGGGCTCGACGACTACATGCACACCAAATATCTCTGTCTTGGAGGACTAAAGCAATGA